Proteins from a genomic interval of Arachis hypogaea cultivar Tifrunner chromosome 10, arahy.Tifrunner.gnm2.J5K5, whole genome shotgun sequence:
- the LOC112715793 gene encoding uncharacterized protein, with protein sequence MASSSLGIACGGNSRLAAANLRMKDRCCFASPCSVVIGDLARSTACKGRISIASAAPTAARGAVVENRMSIEPFGKREDSNKGGGRDAAAVLEAQERLDTWMRDSVVEIVKNLKDAPLLVQIFSKRKGEEITTSTTTEKQVVVEDWPAVKQRWESGETPVPEGVIFVEEIGGEDEAEDGGSDTERTTRAWGIVVQGKGVGCGPVCYLLKTSRVGSGPGSGMGLCSIHFCLVRVKSFRESVESQLKNCWLLQSQWQ encoded by the coding sequence ATGGCGTCGTCATCTCTCGGCATTGCTTGCGGCGGAAACAGCCGCCTTGCCGCCGCTAACTTGAGAATGAAGGATCGGTGTTGTTTTGCCTCGCCGTGTTCCGTCGTGATCGGAGACCTGGCGCGCTCCACGGCGTGTAAGGGGAGGATCTCGATTGCTTCGGCGGCGCCAACGGCGGCTAGGGGGGCGGTGGTGGAGAATCGGATGAGCATTGAGCCGTTCGGGAAGAGAGAGGATTCTAATAAGGGAGGAGGCCGTGACGCCGCCGCCGTCTTGGAGGCGCAGGAGAGGCTGGACACGTGGATGAGGGATTCAGTGGTGGAAATCGTGAAGAATCTGAAGGACGCGCCGCTTCTGGTGCAGATTTTTTCTaagagaaagggagaagaaatCACCACATCGACGACGACGGAGAAGCAGGTGGTTGTGGAGGATTGGCCAGCGGTGAAGCAACGGTGGGAGTCAGGGGAGACGCCGGTGCCAGAAGGAGTCATCTTCGTGGAGGAGATCGGAGGGGAGGATGAGGCGGAGGACGGCGGTTCCGATACAGAAAGAACAACAAGAGCGTGGGGGATCGTAGTTCAGGGGAAAGGCGTAGGGTGCGGGCCGGTTTGCTACCTCTTGAAAACGAGCCGGGTCGGATCTGGTCCTGGATCGGGCATGGGCTTGTGTTCAATCCATTTTTGTTTGGTTCGGGTGAAGAGCTTCAGAGAAAGCGTGGAGTCTCAGCTGAAGAATTGTTGGTTGCTACAGAGTCAGTGGCAGTAG